DNA from Helicobacter pylori:
GAAGCAGAACGGAACGAGATTTTTCAAAAAATTTCACAATTAGACCAAGTGGTTCAAACGCTTTAATCTTTTAAAACAAACGCTTTAAATCTTTCACCCCTTTCTTTATACGAAGAAAATTGATCCAAACTGGCCGCGCTTGGGGAAAGCAAAGCGACTTCATTTTGCGATAAAACGCTTTTAATTTCTTGAACCGCTTTTTCTAACTCCAAACAAACCTGACAAGAAACATTAAATTCTAACGCTAAGGCTTGGATGATAGAAGCGCTTGATCCTATGGCATAAAGGCTTACTTCATAATTTTTAAATTCTTCAAAAAGGGGGGTTAAATTGACCCCTTTAATATCGCCCCCTAAAATCAAATGGATTTTTTGGTTTTTAAAGGTTTTTAGAGCTTGTAAGGTGGCATCAATGTTCGTGGCTTTGCTGTCATCTACCCACAAACGCCCTTGTTTATCCCTAAATTCTTCCATTTTATGCGAGCCAATTTTAAAAGCATTCAGTCTTTTAAGGGCGTTTTCTCTATAATCTTGCCATTTTAAATTCTTTATTTTTAAAAATTGCTCATAAACTAAAAGGGCTAAGGCAGCGTCTAATAAAAACGCTCCCTTAAAAAAAAGGGCGTTAGAAGGGATTTTTAAACGCTCTAAAACCTCTTCGCTTTTGTCAAAAAAGATTTTTTGCGCTTGCGAGTTTTGAACGCTTGAATGTTCTTTGAATTTTAAAGGGAGGATAGCGAGCGAAGTTTTAGGCATCAATGTTAAAACCTTGAGTTTAGCGTTCAAATAATTTTCAAAATTGCAATGCCAAGTCAAATGATCAGCTTCCACATTGATGAGCAAGTAGATTAAAGGGTAAGCCTTATTGGTGTAATGCAAAGAAAAGGAGCTTGTTTCTAACACCCACAAAAGCGATTGCTTTTCAAACAATTCAATCAAGGGCGTGCCGATATTCCCCCCACTCACAGCCTTAAAATCTTCTAAAAGCGTGGTGAGCATTTCTGTCGTGGTGGTTTTCCCGTTAGTGCCGCTAATACTGATTATAGTAGGCGTGAAAACAGAATCAAACAAGCTATCAATATAATCGTATTCGCTCACTAAATGCTTGGCTTTTATGACTAAAGGGTGCGTGAAACTAATGCCAGGGCTGACTACCTCTAATTGGGAATCATTAGGGTTAAAATCCTTACTGGGATAACAAAGAAAACCCTCTCTATCCTTATGAAATGAAAGGAATTTATCATCAAAAAATTTGACTTCGTTATGGTTTTTTTTAAAAAAACGCGCTAGGGCTAGAGTGGTTTTGCCATGCCCCAATAAAGAGATTTTCATTCAGCGCACCTTTAAGCTTAAAAGAGCGACTAAATTACTCAGCATGGAAATGATCCAAAAACGCACGATCACCTTATTTTCTGCCCAACCCTTTTGCTCAAAATGATGATGGATGGGTGCCATTAAAAAAAGGCGTTTTTTACGGGTTTTATAACTCCCTACTTGCAAAATCACCGACAGAGTTTCTATTACAAAAATAGATCCCATTAAAACGAGTAAGATTTCATTGTGCGAAACAATAGCGTTATAAGCGATAAACCCTCCTAAGGCCAAACTCCCGCTATCGCCCATAAACACGCTTGCCGGGTTGCAGTTATACCACAAAAAGCCAAAGAGTGATCCCACTAACGCTAGCGAGATAACAAACAATTCCCCCACATCTATGACTTTAGGATAGAGCAAGTATTTAGAAAATTCCGCATTCCCTGCCACATACACAAAGATAGAAAGGCTTAAGAGGGTGAAAATGCTAGGCACACTCGCTAAGCCGTCTAACCCGTCGGTTAAATTCACCGCATTGCTTGTGGATAAGAAAACCAACACCCAAAAACCAACCGCTAAAATTGCGGGCATTTCAAACAAGGGGTTTTTCAAAAAAGGCGCGTATAAAAAAGTGTCTAACCCCTTAAGGTTCAACAAAACAGACACCACAAGCGAAAGAATAAAAAGCATGCCAAATTTCATTTTCGCGCTCATTCCGGCGTTATTTTGTTGGTTGATTTTAGTGTAATCGTCTCTAAAACCCACA
Protein-coding regions in this window:
- the murD gene encoding UDP-N-acetylmuramoyl-L-alanine--D-glutamate ligase — encoded protein: MKISLLGHGKTTLALARFFKKNHNEVKFFDDKFLSFHKDREGFLCYPSKDFNPNDSQLEVVSPGISFTHPLVIKAKHLVSEYDYIDSLFDSVFTPTIISISGTNGKTTTTEMLTTLLEDFKAVSGGNIGTPLIELFEKQSLLWVLETSSFSLHYTNKAYPLIYLLINVEADHLTWHCNFENYLNAKLKVLTLMPKTSLAILPLKFKEHSSVQNSQAQKIFFDKSEEVLERLKIPSNALFFKGAFLLDAALALLVYEQFLKIKNLKWQDYRENALKRLNAFKIGSHKMEEFRDKQGRLWVDDSKATNIDATLQALKTFKNQKIHLILGGDIKGVNLTPLFEEFKNYEVSLYAIGSSASIIQALALEFNVSCQVCLELEKAVQEIKSVLSQNEVALLSPSAASLDQFSSYKERGERFKAFVLKD
- the mraY gene encoding phospho-N-acetylmuramoyl-pentapeptide-transferase codes for the protein MLYSLLYGYFNINLFQYLTFRAGLGFFIAFFLTLFLMPKFILWAKAKKANQPISSFVPSHQNKKDTPTMGGIVFVFATIVASVLCASLSNLYVLLGIIVLVGFSFVGFRDDYTKINQQNNAGMSAKMKFGMLFILSLVVSVLLNLKGLDTFLYAPFLKNPLFEMPAILAVGFWVLVFLSTSNAVNLTDGLDGLASVPSIFTLLSLSIFVYVAGNAEFSKYLLYPKVIDVGELFVISLALVGSLFGFLWYNCNPASVFMGDSGSLALGGFIAYNAIVSHNEILLVLMGSIFVIETLSVILQVGSYKTRKKRLFLMAPIHHHFEQKGWAENKVIVRFWIISMLSNLVALLSLKVR